ctgATGGCACAAATCAGTAAATCTGTCTAGGTGTCTGGGATATGACTGTTTTTCTTCCATtcgtgttgcttttctgttcccctcagataatgacagccatgtgtttgctgtgtttggatccagtgtgatgtgacatgaatattgtaagagctcagctctggtcttgggctctggttgtggcagtagaacatccactccagtcactgtcagtgagatcttggaccgttcctcactaagaagctcctgtagtttgtctctcagctcggacacagctgcagtcacatcctcaaagtagctcagaggacggatgttgatgctgggtgagtgtgtagattcactgagacatgagagcgaggggtaactctgtagaaaatggatgtgatcctgtgtgtgtgagagctgctccagctcagcgtctttcctcctcagctcagcgatctcctgcttcagcttctcctcaacttcttcagcccgactcacttcctcttcctgctgggatctgatctgctgcttcacatcagaccttcttttctcaacCAAACGGATCAGCTGAGTgaagatctcctcactgtcctccactgctttatcagcagagcgactgatggcctccacctcctgctgaagcaccttcacgtctttctctgtgtcctggattctctgctggattttttgccgactcaGCCCGAGCTCTTCCTGCCTTTtggtcctttctgctgcagctgagactgtgtcgtggcctttatgttcatccatggagcagagataacagatacactgctgatcagtgcggcagaagatcttcatcacctcatcgtgacgagagcagatgttctcctgaagcttcacggtggcttccaccagcttgtgtttctttaatggagCTGAATcgtagtgaggctggaggtgctgctcacagtaagaggccGGACACGtcagacaggacttgagggctttcagtttcctcccagagcagacatcacaggccacatctccaggtccagcatagcagagatcaggaggagcagcttggagtcccatcGTCTTCACTTCCTCCAGTAACTCTGCTAACATGGTGCTTTTCTCCAGGACAGGCCTCGGTGTGAAGGCTCTTCTGCACTGcgggcagctgtagatttccttgtgctcctctccatcccagcagtctttaatacagctcatgcagtagctgtgtccacagggaagagtcaccggatccttcagcagatccagacagatggaacagcaaaactttgcagagtccggctgaattcctcgctgagccatttcccctctcagtcacagtgaaacgtctgctagtttcactttctatcaacagataagagttgtgctccgatccaaagcaaacagcagcttttcctcacagtcactcGCTGATCTGCTGTAAACGGGCTTGTGGGCTCTTGtccttcacactgtgttgtttccactcgtctttaaactgtcagatctgagaagcaggaaatatctgggcaGAATCGAACTCGTAAAGTTTGAAGTCAGACAGAAGAGGGAGGGGTTCAGGTGTTTGTTCATTCCAGGAAGAGGAGCTctcttaaagaggcagtgtgtgtttagctcttatttacaacatgaagtGAAGTTTAGGACAGAAATAATTCAACTgttccatctcattttcatcttcaaccaATAGCTAATATGATCTCCAGTTATATTATGAGCCTCCTGTCAGTGACAACTCAGTCAACACAACAGATCCAACAGatagaaaatattttgtaagaaaggtggtaaaaaaaaaaaaaaaaaaaaaagtctagagtGACATAAAGAGACTTAtggaagtgaaacaaaactccattcatgctgcaacactcctttaaccccttcagctccAACTTCCTCCTAAAACTGCCCCATAaaaagcttcaaagttagaaaaaatgtttgttttcccaaaGTCCCACCATGTCACATAGATATCCAGACTGTATGTACCCCCCAACATCTGTCACCATCTGTCACTGTAAAGATAGTGCAGACTATTTAAGTAAGACACAGGGTTTAGAAAGAGATTGGATAAGTTGGCCGTACTCGTCTGATTGCTAAAGCTGACATGaacacccaccccccaccccaccctacATAAGTTTTTACATACAAtagaaggaaaatgaaatgcatgcaCCAAAAAGTTTAGCATATACCTATTTAGCTTAACAGATTATGTATTATATTAAACAGCTGAGAAGGAAATAATTGGATTAGGATTAATTTAGCGACCCCAGATACACTCCTGAttaaaatcttaagaccagttgagaaattgcaagaatttacattttgcactgttggatcttaagaaggttctaagtagagcttcaaaatgcaaaaaagaagaaatgggagtgagacaaaataaaaaaaaaaaataaaaaaaaatgagtaagcaatttattgcaaacaaccattaaagtgaaataggctgttcatcagctgatcaaaagtttaagagcacagcctttaaaagcccaaatcttggcaaaaatgtggattcagtgtcattttctgtcaggtatccacactgtcatgacctcctgacctccttTAGACATAACATAATATAAGATTATATGGACCACCATTCATCCCGAAGTAAAATATTGTGCCAGTTTCTCAAAAACCTACATGCCTACATGCTATCCTACAGAACTAACGTCATTTACGCATGTTACTTACCGTGGTGTAGAGgatatctctctctcctcatgaaAACTGTTGTCTCCAGACTCCTcatgagtctgcttggtggttttaaGACTCTTGTAGACTTGTGACATATTTTTGCTCTAATCTACACTTGCTCACCAAACGCTTGGCTCGCTTCTCCCGTCTGTGTTTCCCGCTCTGCACTCTGTGTGTAATTATGTAAGCCAAGCctgtatgatttaaaaaaaaaaaaaaaaaaaagaaaaagaaaagctttgTCGTCTGTTATTCAGAGGAGAATTCATACATGCAGCCTGACCACAACCCACCTGTTTCCATGCTGGGAGCCACAGTttggaaaacacacagtaagaacacacacttttcagcttcattcaaactCTTCAAACTCACCGcgtctttttttggttttgtcttttCAACAAAAACCTATTTTAAACATGCGACAACGATatgaaaattacaaatttgAATCCATGTAACTGAAACACAACCTCTGTTGGCACCAACCACTTTCCACACGAGTTATTCACACTCATCACATcgaaaaatattgaaattataAATACTGAGCTTccaaaagacaagaaaattgaGTTGAAAATTGAGTCTTTGCAGAGTGCATAGTGAAACTGTAAGCTGGTTTAAAACACCAGACATCTGTGAATTacgccagcacacacacacacacacacacacacacacacacacacacacacacacacacatctgatcaACAAATGCAGGATTAAGAGAGAAAGCCTTGCCTCGGGGGAATGACAGTGATACAGTTTTCACCATCTGACACTGTGCaagtatgtctgtgtgtgtgtgtgtgtgtgtgtgtatgtgtgtgtgtccattcaaGCACTTTGTCAGTGGATTTTACGTCTAAATCCCTTTATTCGCTGCGACAGATAAAGAAACAGCAGATTATCCCTTTAGTTTGGCTGCACAAAGTGATTAGCTCCAGATagctgtccagtgtgtgtgtgtgtgtgtgtgtgtgtgtgtgtgtgtgtgtgtgctaaataGGCAGGGGAAGATGCTGCTAACAGCTGTTCACTGTCACACCTTCTTTACTTCCCTCTACAGTTCAATCTGTCTGAACGTGTTTCtgctttaattaaaaattaaaggtACAACACGTAGAATTTCAACAGCACACTGTACATCTTCAGACAAAAGTATAACAGAAAACACACCGAGCATCGCTGAGTCTCTAAAACACAGTTCCTGCTTCCAGGTTCCTCGCTTTATTGATTCTGCTTCTgaagtgaaatttaaaaaatcacgGGCCAGACTttgtattcagtgtttaacggAGAAAACAGCAACCACACTTTGGCTGCTGATTAAagatttttaaatgttcatcagtgtgtgttaaCACATCACAAATTCTCTGTGTGCCAGTTCTACATCGattattttgtccattttaaGAAGTGAACAGCTGGCTGACAGGATGCAAAAATTCATTTTAACCAGaggcaaaggaaaagaaaggaaataaaaaagaaaagagagaaaaataaagtaaaaagaaaagtgaaatcCAGGTGCTCTGAAATGTGGACTTCACCTGAGAAGACAAAAGTTTATCAGaaaattttaattatcatttttttcagtatctATTTATTCCAGCAGCATGATAACTAGTCAAAAACAGGCTCTCAGAAAAAAATTGGGACATaacaaacttcaaaataaaatgacgaCTCTGATCAACCCAACACTGGAGCTAAACTCGATGATGGAGGTAAAACGagcaaaattaaatgtttggGATTCCAGAGAAGAAAACGACCGTGttcaccttctcctcctcctcctcttccttggATTTTGTCCAAACACACTTAATAATTAATGTTAATACATTCATGCCATGATTGCAAAGCTCAATTCCTGCTGAGCTTCAGCGGCGCAGGTGAGAGATCACGATATGCCGATGATGTTTTCTTCTATATTGACCTTCGTTGCAGCCAATAAGACTCAGTCACTGTGAATCATTGTATAAACTTGATGTCGTACCAAAAGTTTATTATCTCCATGTCACACAGTGTGCCTTTTACTCAGTCTCAAGTACATTTTTGATAAGTGGGAAACTTTCCTCTGACTCGAGTTGAAATATTCTGCCATCTCCTCATCGTGCTCCTCGCTCGGCTGTGTCTACCAGAGTGACAAGTTTCTCACATTCTGCCTCTGACTCCGTTTGACATGTCTGGGAAATTATCCATTTTCTGAGAGTTGTGAAGTCTCACAAGAGTTTCTGTCTCAGCTCCGACGTGATGAATCCGTTTTTGTTACGTGAAGCACAACAGCGAGCTGACAGTCCTGTTCCAAGTGTCTTTCACCGACTCTCTGCTTGAGTCTTTAGACCCAGTCTTTAGAGTTTCTGCTCAGGtaatgtctaaaaaaaaaaaaaaaaaaacttggttcAGTCTGGCCTTCCAGAGCACACGTCAAccttctttcaaaaacatggggaaaggcaatgagcaacttcagaaaaaaagaccccaaaaatttgcaagaaatttgtaaaaagcTATGTAAAagtttccttcctttttcttaTAAAGTTGCACATTGCTTTCCCATATTTGGTAAAGAAACATGTATGGTTTCTCCCCCAACAGGCACAAACACCTAAACTACACATATTGAACCTTCTGGCTTGCCGTAGTTTACTCTGTCCATCATCTTTATATTTCATCCTCTTTGCAACCGACAGTAAGAAAATGAAAGGTCAAACGTCACAACAGTCAGGTGACGCACAAATACTGACAGATATTCCAGGTTATAGACAGTGACAAGGCTCTgttttatactgtgtgtgtgtgtgtgtgtgtgtgtgtgtgtgagcagtaaAAACCATAAGCACGTGGATCTTAAAGCCGTCACTCTGTTTTACCGCCGACTCGACTTTTATGACGACGCTGATGGAGGAACGAGCAACGAGATCGGCTTCATTATTCTGCCCcagctgctgacacacacacacacacacacacacacacaatgaagtCACTGGCAGTTGTTATAATaagaaattcacaaaaagaaataaatcaggCTGAGGCGACGTTGGACAGACTGTTCATTGTAAGACAGCTACAGATTCAAGCTTGTAAGCATGTgggcagcacacaaacacacacacacacacacacacacacacacacacacacacaaacacgcctTGTTCAATGCAGGAAATAATCATTAACATGcaatcaaacacattttcctgtcCTCAGTCTGGACACAGCAGGATCTTCATGacagtttttaattttaagtgtTAGCAGGTTGTTACCAtgcaggagcacacacacacacacacacacacacacacacacacacacacactgttccgtCAGATGGaccaaagctttttttttttttttttttggtcatttctctgctcagtgtctgagctctgagcagcttcttcccttcAGGGTTTCGAGAAACTTCCTCTCAGTGTCTGCAGGTTTGTTGCTGCAGGTAAACTTCATGTTTCATTATCATCTGTTTGATAAAACCATGAAACTTTAAAGCTACAAAATCAGCAATGATCAGCGGATGAACTAGATGAGGA
This genomic interval from Myripristis murdjan chromosome 19, fMyrMur1.1, whole genome shotgun sequence contains the following:
- the LOC115377770 gene encoding tripartite motif-containing protein 16-like, with amino-acid sequence MAQRGIQPDSAKFCCSICLDLLKDPVTLPCGHSYCMSCIKDCWDGEEHKEIYSCPQCRRAFTPRPVLEKSTMLAELLEEVKTMGLQAAPPDLCYAGPGDVACDVCSGRKLKALKSCLTCPASYCEQHLQPHYDSAPLKKHKLVEATVKLQENICSRHDEVMKIFCRTDQQCICYLCSMDEHKGHDTVSAAAERTKRQEELGLSRQKIQQRIQDTEKDVKVLQQEVEAISRSADKAVEDSEEIFTQLIRLVEKRRSDVKQQIRSQQEEEVSRAEEVEEKLKQEIAELRRKDAELEQLSHTQDHIHFLQSYPSLSCLSESTHSPSINIRPLSYFEDVTAAVSELRDKLQELLSEERSKISLTVTGVDVLLPQPEPKTRAELLQYSCHITLDPNTANTWLSLSEGNRKATRMEEKQSYPRHLDRFTDLCHQVLSRESLTGRCYWEVKWKRRVYIAVSYQDISRTGSRVECGFGHNDKSWSLDCSNMNCDFRHNNIQTKIPLPVSSRVGVYLDHRAGILSFYSVSETMTLLHRVQTTFTQPLHAGLALGSEATAEFCELK